A region from the Lemur catta isolate mLemCat1 chromosome 7, mLemCat1.pri, whole genome shotgun sequence genome encodes:
- the RBMXL2 gene encoding RNA-binding motif protein, X-linked-like-2, which produces MVEADRPGKLFVGGLDLETDEKGLEAAFGKYGRIVEVLLMKDRETSKSRGFAFVTFESPADAKAAVRDMNGKSLDGKAIKVAQATKPAFESSPRGPPPPPRSRGRLRALRGSRGGPRRPPSRGGPADDGGSAGDFDLRPPRAPMPAKRGPPPLPRRAGPPPKRAVPSGPPRSAGGGMCGRARASRGREGYAGPPRREPPPPRRDHYPGPREEGYSPRAGYSSRDYPSARDPREFAPSPREYTYRDYGHSGARDDSPSRGYGDRDGYWGRDRHYADHPSGGSYRDPFESYGDPRSAAPVRGPPPSYGRYEEYRGCSPDAYSCDRDGYGRGRSDRYSRGRERVGRADRGLPPSMERGCPPPRDSYSRSGRRVPRGGGRLGGRLERGGGRSRY; this is translated from the coding sequence ATGGTTGAAGCGGATCGCCCGGGGAAGCTCTTCGTTGGGGGGCTCGACCTCGAAACCGACGAGAAAGGCCTCGAGGCCGCGTTTGGCAAGTATGGCCGCATCGTCGAGGTGCTCCTGATGAAAGATCGAGAAACCAGCAAGTCGAGGGGCTTCGCGTTCGTCACCTTCGAAAGCCCCGCAGACGCCAAGGCCGCCGTCAGAGACATGAACGGCAAGTCCCTCGATGGTAAGGCCATAAAGGTGGCCCAGGCCACCAAACCGGCTTTTGAAAGCAGCCCGCGgggcccgccgccgccgccccgcagCCGTGGCCGCCTCAGGGCCCTGCGCGGAAGCCGCGGTGGTCCGCGGCGACCCCCTTCCCGGGGCGGGCCGGCCGACGACGGCGGCTCCGCAGGGGATTTCGACCTGCGGCCCCCCAGGGCCCCGATGCCCGCGAAGCGCgggccgccgccgctgccgcgcAGGGCGGGCCCGCCCCCCAAGAGGGCCGTGCCGTCGGGCCCGCCTCGCAGCGCCGGCGGCGGAATGTGCGGGCGGGCCCGGGCCTCGCGCGGCCGAGAGGGCTATGCCGGCCCGCCGCGCCGGGAGCCGCCCCCCCCGCGCCGCGACCACTACCCGGGCCCGCGGGAGGAGGGCTACTCGCCCCGAGCCGGCTACTCGAGTCGAGACTACCCGAGTGCCCGCGACCCTCGGGAGTTTGCCCCCTCGCCCAGAGAGTACACCTACCGCGATTACGGCCACTCCGGCGCCCGCGACGACTCGCCATCGAGAGGCTACGGCGACCGAGACGGTTACTGGGGCCGCGACCGGCACTATGCGGATCATCCGAGTGGAGGCTCCTACCGAGACCCCTTCGAGAGCTACGGGGACCCGCGCAGCGCCGCCCCCGTGCGGGGGCCGCCGCCATCTTACGGCCGTTACGAAGAGTACCGGGGCTGCTCGCCCGACGCCTACAGCTGTGACCGCGACGGTTATGGCCGCGGCCGGAGCGACCGCTACTCCCGGGGCCGAGAGCGGGTGGGTAGAGCGGATCGCGGGCTGCCCCCGTCCATGGAAAGGGGATGCCCTCCCCCGCGCGATTCCTACAGCCGGTCAGGCCGCAGGGTGCCCAGGGGCGGAGGCCGCCTCGGAGGCCGCTTGGAGAGAGGGGGAGGCCGGAGCAGATACTAA